A region from the Brassica napus cultivar Da-Ae chromosome C8, Da-Ae, whole genome shotgun sequence genome encodes:
- the LOC106414292 gene encoding GDSL esterase/lipase At5g33370, translating into MTNSVANVALLGVCLQMMSLLVLQANARAFLVFGDSLVDNGNNDFLVTTARADNYPYGIDFPTHLPTGRFSNGLNIPDLISEHLGQASPLPYLSPMLKKDKLLIGANFASAGIGILNDTGIQFLNIIRITKQLEYFEQYKVRVSGLVGEEEMERLVNGALGLITLGGNDFVNNYYLVPFSARSRQFSLPDYVVYVVSEYRKVLRKMYDLGARRVLVTGTGPMGCVPAELAQRSRSGECSTELQRAASLFNPQLVQMINDLNNEVGSSAFIAANTQQMHMDFISDPEAYGFVTSKVACCGQGPYNGIGLCTPLSNLCPNRDLFAFWDPFHPSEKASRIIAQQILNGSPEYMHPMNLSTILTLDSTT; encoded by the exons ATGACGAACTCGGTGGCTAATGTTGCACTACTTGGGGTTTGCCTGCAAATGATGAGCTTACTTGTGCTGCAAGCCAACGCAAGGGCTTTCCTAGTGTTTGGAGATTCCCTCGTGGACAATGGTAACAATGACTTTCTAGTGACCACTGCTCGTGCCGATAACTACCCTTACGGTATCGACTTCCCAACTCACCTTCCCACCGGCAGATTCTCCAATGGTCTTAACATTCCAGATCTCATCA GTGAGCATTTGGGTCAAGCGTCTCCATTGCCTTACCTGAGTCCTATGTTGAAGAAAGACAAGCTCCTGATCGGTGCCAACTTCGCTTCCGCTGGTATTGGAATCCTTAACGACACCGGTATCCAGTTT TTGAACATAATTCGGATCACGAAGCAGTTAGAGTACTTCGAGCAGTACAAAGTACGAGTGAGTGGATTGGTCGGAGAAGAAGAGATGGAGCGGCTCGTTAACGGAGCACTTGGTCTAATAACACTAGGAGGCAACGATTTCGTCAACAACTACTACTTGGTCCCTTTCTCCGCAAGATCTCGTCAATTCTCTCTCCCCGACTACGTTGTCTATGTCGTTTCTGAGTATCGCAAAGTTTTACGG aaaatgtacGATTTGGGTGCTCGACGTGTCCTGGTGACTGGGACAGGGCCGATGGGCTGCGTCCCGGCCGAGCTGGCTCAACGTAGCCGCAGCGGCGAGTGTTCTACGGAACTACAACGAGCCGCATCGCTATTCAACCCACAGCTTGTTCAGATGATCAACGACCTCAACAATGAAGTTGGATCTTCGGCTTTCATTGCCGCTAATACTCAACAAATGCACATGGACTTTATCAGCGACCCAGAAGCATATG GATTCGTAACGTCAAAGGTGGCGTGTTGTGGACAAGGACCGTATAATGGGATAGGACTATGCACACCGTTATCAAATCTCTGCCCAAACAGAGATCTCTTCGCCTTTTGGGATCCTTTTCATCCATCAGAGAAAGCAAGTAGAATCATTGCTCAACAAATCCTCAACGGTTCTCCCGAGTACATGCATCCCATGAACCTCAGCACCATCCTCACCCTTGATTCCACGACTTAA